A single genomic interval of Zingiber officinale cultivar Zhangliang chromosome 4A, Zo_v1.1, whole genome shotgun sequence harbors:
- the LOC121970454 gene encoding uncharacterized protein LOC121970454, with the protein MSTSNMDGKFENPQGNCDKQTMSSSLPSRDLPGHIVELILNRLSWLEALNVGRVCRTWKAAVQNYSPMGTQSPCLLHLGLGTVRLFSTVKKSCSMIRQFNLNGECCGAYKSWLVFRDPPSDNMSIVNVLTAANIKLPLLQIQGDIFVTLLSSPATRHCLLLAEVRNKKESIFFSCRPGDDEWAALDNLSDAFFLQFSALSEEKLYFAEESFLFVVDSILRANSEPSLVDSWRFMDEGELSMHLIKHGTEILVVLASKEEKNGPINNFSVFQLKQEASMVNMKNRIYQMLLPQVSFVKVESLRNYAIFLGNVQSICFPVKNTGCKENCIYFTQPFDEIAWHIFDLENKSITDGPVLSSKANFRSLVWIEPDAV; encoded by the coding sequence ATGAGTACAAGCAATATGGATGGGAAGTTTGAAAACCCACAAGGAAATTGTGACAAACaaaccatgtcatcatctctgcCATCACGTGATCTTCCTGGCCATATCGTTGAGCTAATCCTGAATCGCTTGAGCTGGCTCGAAGCTCTCAATGTTGGTAGAGTATGCAGGACATGGAAGGCTGCAGTGCAAAATTACAGCCCTATGGGAACACAGAGCCCATGCCTCCTGCACCTCGGGTTGGGGACTGTTCGCTTATTCAGCACAGTGAAAAAGAGTTGCTCTATGATTCGGCAATTCAACCTGAATGGGGAGTGTTGTGGTGCATACAAAAGTTGGTTGGTGTTTAGAGATCCACCTTCTGATAATATGAGTATAGTAAATGTGCTAACTGCAGCTAATATCAAGCTTCCACTTCTTCAGATACAAGGTGACATTTTTGTTACCCTGTTGTCATCCCCTGCAACCAGACATTGTCTTTTGTTGGCTGAGGTGAGAAATAAGAAAGAGTCTATCTTTTTTTCTTGCCGTCCTGGGGATGATGAATGGGCTGCATTGGACAATCTGTCTGATGCATTCTTTCTTCAGTTTTCTGCACTCTCAGAGGAGAAGCTCTATTTCGCAGAAGAATCTTTCCTCTTTGTTGTAGACTCAATACTCCGTGCCAACTCTGAACCTTCATTGGTTGATTCATGGCGCTTCATGGATGAAGGGGAATTAAGTATGCATTTGATAAAGCATGGTACTGAGATTTTGGTAGTTCTTGCATcaaaggaagaaaagaatgggCCCATTAATAATTTCTCAGTATTTCAGCTTAAGCAAGAAGCATCTATGGTGAACATGAAAAACAGGATCTACCAGATGCTTCTTCCACAAGTATCATTCGTCAAGGTGGAGAGCCTGAGGAACTACGCAATCTTTTTGGGAAATGTACAGTCAATATGTTTTCCGGTGAAAAATACAGGATGCAAAGAGAACTGCATATACTTCACTCAACCGTTTGATGAAATTGCTTGGCATATATTTGATTTGGAGAACAAAAGCATTACTGATGGTCCTGTTCTCTCGTCGAAGGCCAATTTTAGGTCTCTTGTCTGGATAGAACCGGATGCGGTTTGA